One window of the Flavobacteriaceae bacterium YJPT1-3 genome contains the following:
- the prmC gene encoding peptide chain release factor N(5)-glutamine methyltransferase, with translation MTYAELKAQFDDRLEPLYPKEERDSLFYRLLEVITKQQRIEVALSRKQTLPTEKLDPILAALERLANAEPLQYILGQTEFFGLQFYVSEGVLIPRPETEDLVSWIIQDEGQPSTSKKVLDVGTGSGCIAISLAVRCPAMQMHALDISPRALEVARQNAQRNKVEIKFLEDDLFELQSLGESYDVIVSNPPYVRVQDQEHMHQNVMAYEPHSALFVSDEDPLRYYRQLAQLARQSLAEDGALYLEINEYLGAETVALLREHGFSRVELRQDMFGKDRMIKAKFHE, from the coding sequence ATGACCTATGCAGAGCTGAAAGCTCAATTTGACGATCGCCTGGAGCCTCTTTATCCTAAGGAGGAGCGGGATTCTCTCTTTTACCGCTTGTTAGAAGTCATCACAAAACAGCAGCGCATTGAAGTAGCGCTTTCGCGAAAGCAAACTCTCCCTACGGAAAAACTAGATCCGATACTGGCAGCCCTCGAACGGCTCGCCAACGCAGAACCTCTGCAGTATATTTTGGGTCAGACGGAATTCTTTGGACTGCAGTTCTACGTCAGTGAAGGCGTATTGATTCCACGTCCGGAAACCGAAGATCTGGTCAGCTGGATCATTCAGGATGAGGGACAACCAAGCACTTCTAAAAAAGTCCTGGATGTAGGTACCGGCTCAGGATGTATTGCTATTAGCCTGGCGGTGCGATGTCCTGCGATGCAGATGCATGCCCTAGATATTTCACCCCGTGCGCTGGAGGTGGCCCGGCAAAATGCGCAGCGCAATAAAGTGGAGATTAAATTTTTGGAAGATGATCTCTTTGAACTTCAGTCCTTGGGTGAATCTTATGATGTGATCGTTTCCAATCCTCCTTATGTACGCGTCCAGGATCAGGAACATATGCACCAAAACGTGATGGCCTACGAGCCACATTCGGCCCTCTTTGTTAGTGATGAAGATCCGTTACGCTATTACCGTCAACTGGCTCAATTGGCACGACAAAGCCTTGCGGAAGATGGCGCCTTATACCTCGAGATCAATGAATATCTGGGTGCGGAAACGGTCGCGCTCTTGCGTGAACACGGTTTTTCAAGGGTCGAACTGCGCCAGGATATGTTTGGGAAAGACCGAATGATAAAAGCTAAATTCCATGAGTAA
- a CDS encoding TIGR00730 family Rossman fold protein: MSKKTNTLKSICVFCGSSPGRDSDILAAARSLGTELAQSDRFLVYGGSKIGVMGAVAQSTLDAGGKVIGIIPDFLKTKEVVHLELQELIVTENMHERKMIMHERSDAFITLPGGFGTLEELFEIITWSQLGLHQKPIGLLNINGFFDPLLAQLKQMVEVGFLKPENAALLLVDTTVAGLLTQMESYLAVPVTKWLDLEDT, encoded by the coding sequence ATGAGTAAAAAAACCAATACCCTAAAATCCATCTGTGTTTTTTGCGGGAGCAGCCCCGGTAGGGATTCCGATATTTTAGCAGCTGCACGTTCGTTAGGCACTGAATTGGCCCAATCGGATCGCTTTCTGGTCTATGGCGGGAGCAAGATCGGTGTCATGGGAGCAGTGGCACAGAGTACCTTAGATGCAGGAGGGAAGGTCATTGGCATCATTCCTGATTTTCTCAAAACCAAAGAGGTGGTTCACCTCGAGCTACAGGAGTTGATTGTCACTGAGAATATGCATGAACGAAAAATGATCATGCATGAGCGTAGCGATGCGTTCATCACCCTACCCGGCGGATTTGGCACCTTAGAAGAGCTTTTTGAAATCATCACCTGGTCTCAACTTGGCTTGCATCAAAAACCCATCGGACTGCTCAACATCAACGGTTTCTTCGACCCGCTTTTGGCGCAGCTGAAGCAGATGGTGGAAGTGGGCTTTTTAAAACCGGAGAATGCAGCACTGCTGTTGGTGGATACCACAGTGGCCGGTCTGCTTACACAGATGGAGTCCTACCTGGCAGTGCCAGTGACCAAGTGGCTCGATCTGGAAGATACCTAA
- the ligA gene encoding NAD-dependent DNA ligase LigA — translation MPSNDLKEKIEALRSSLRKHNYAYYVLDDPKISDYEFDQLLKELEELEAQHPELVDPNSPTQRVGGMVTKNFKTVPHERRMYSLDNSYSQEDLADWETRIKKIVDGPVQYTCELKYDGASISLTYENGQLVRAVTRGDGFQGDEVTANVRTIRSVPLQLQGDYPQRFEIRGEIVLPFAGFNKMNEEREELGLEPYRNPRNTASGSLKLQDSAEVAKRPLECLLYSMAGENLPVQTQMESLEKARSWGFKVPEIAHLANSMEEVIDFIEIWDQKRHELPYETDGVVVKVNSLRQQEELGHTAKAPRWAMAYKFKAEQQSTRLREITYQVGRTGAITPVANLEPVELAGTTVKRASLHNADQIEKLDIREGDMVFVEKGGEIIPKVIGVDFAQRPADSTPTEYIKECPECQTALIRREGEALHYCPNDLGCPPQIIGRIQHYISRKALDIEGLGGETVALLFKENLIDDYADLYTLTKEQIVPLERMAEKSAQNLVEGIEASKEVPFERVLFGLGIRYVGETVAKKLARKFLSIDALAAASVEELEAVDEIGSRIAQSVVDFFADARNREIVDRLKQHGVQLEVSPEELEGKTDKLAGKTFVVSGVFELSRTDLKKLIEDNGGKASSSISSKTDFVVAGDKMGPSKKEKALSLGIPLISEKDFLEML, via the coding sequence ATGCCATCCAACGATTTAAAAGAAAAGATTGAAGCCTTACGCAGCAGCTTACGCAAACACAATTACGCCTATTACGTGCTGGACGATCCTAAGATCAGCGATTACGAATTTGATCAACTGCTCAAAGAACTTGAGGAGTTGGAAGCTCAGCATCCTGAGTTGGTAGATCCCAACTCCCCAACCCAGCGGGTGGGTGGAATGGTGACCAAAAACTTTAAAACGGTCCCTCACGAGCGCCGCATGTATTCACTGGATAATTCGTACTCTCAAGAGGATCTGGCCGATTGGGAAACTCGAATTAAGAAAATTGTAGATGGACCTGTCCAGTACACCTGCGAACTTAAATACGATGGTGCTTCCATTAGTCTGACCTATGAAAACGGTCAGTTGGTACGCGCGGTGACCCGGGGCGACGGTTTTCAAGGGGATGAGGTCACGGCCAACGTACGTACCATACGCTCCGTACCGCTACAATTGCAAGGGGATTACCCCCAGCGTTTCGAGATCCGGGGGGAGATCGTCCTGCCTTTTGCAGGCTTTAACAAAATGAATGAAGAGCGGGAAGAACTGGGCCTGGAGCCCTACCGCAATCCTAGAAACACGGCTTCCGGAAGTTTAAAATTACAGGACAGTGCGGAAGTGGCTAAGCGACCGCTGGAGTGTTTACTATACAGTATGGCTGGAGAAAATCTTCCGGTGCAAACCCAAATGGAGAGCCTGGAGAAAGCGCGCTCCTGGGGATTTAAAGTCCCTGAAATTGCCCATCTCGCTAATTCAATGGAAGAGGTGATCGATTTTATCGAGATCTGGGATCAGAAGCGTCACGAACTGCCCTACGAAACCGATGGGGTGGTGGTGAAGGTGAATAGCCTGAGGCAGCAAGAAGAGTTAGGGCATACGGCTAAAGCCCCACGTTGGGCCATGGCCTATAAATTTAAGGCAGAGCAACAAAGTACACGCCTGCGCGAAATTACCTATCAGGTAGGAAGAACCGGAGCGATCACTCCGGTGGCTAATCTAGAGCCGGTGGAGTTGGCGGGTACCACAGTCAAACGAGCTTCCTTGCACAATGCCGATCAGATTGAAAAATTGGACATCCGGGAAGGCGATATGGTCTTTGTGGAGAAGGGTGGAGAGATCATTCCTAAAGTAATTGGTGTGGATTTTGCGCAACGTCCCGCCGATTCAACGCCCACGGAGTACATCAAGGAGTGTCCCGAATGCCAAACCGCGTTGATTCGGCGAGAAGGAGAAGCCTTGCATTACTGTCCCAACGATCTGGGATGCCCTCCACAGATCATCGGGAGAATTCAGCATTACATTTCGCGAAAAGCGCTCGATATAGAAGGTCTGGGTGGAGAAACCGTGGCCCTCTTATTTAAAGAAAATCTCATTGATGACTACGCTGATCTGTATACCCTCACCAAAGAGCAGATCGTCCCCCTGGAGCGCATGGCTGAGAAGTCGGCGCAAAACTTGGTCGAAGGAATTGAAGCCTCCAAGGAGGTGCCTTTTGAACGGGTGTTATTTGGACTGGGTATCCGGTATGTGGGAGAAACGGTAGCGAAGAAGCTGGCGCGAAAGTTTCTATCCATTGACGCGCTGGCGGCGGCTAGCGTTGAGGAGCTGGAAGCGGTCGACGAGATCGGTAGTCGAATTGCACAAAGCGTGGTGGACTTCTTTGCCGATGCACGCAATCGGGAAATTGTAGACCGACTCAAGCAGCACGGGGTGCAACTGGAGGTGTCTCCTGAAGAATTGGAAGGGAAGACGGATAAGTTGGCCGGGAAAACCTTTGTGGTGTCGGGAGTCTTCGAATTGTCTCGCACCGATCTTAAGAAATTGATCGAAGACAATGGAGGAAAGGCGTCCAGCTCTATTTCTTCAAAGACCGATTTTGTGGTGGCCGGAGATAAAATGGGACCCAGTAAAAAAGAAAAAGCGCTATCCCTGGGGATACCGCTTATTTCTGAAAAAGATTTTTTGGAGATGCTGTAA
- a CDS encoding GNAT family N-acetyltransferase has protein sequence MEKALIRPIEKADNEAVARMVREVLIELGVPKVGTAYADEALDAMYETYDEPRAIYFVVEENGQLIGGAGIAQLANYEGNVCELQKMYFSPQARGRGLGKVMMQRCLDQAKAFGYEQVYLETMPYMKDAQELYKKTGFTYIDGPMGDTGHFSCPVHMLKSLSV, from the coding sequence ATGGAAAAAGCGCTGATCCGTCCTATTGAAAAAGCCGATAACGAAGCCGTCGCCCGAATGGTACGGGAGGTTTTGATCGAGCTGGGCGTACCTAAAGTGGGCACGGCCTACGCCGATGAAGCCCTGGACGCGATGTACGAAACCTACGATGAGCCCCGAGCCATTTATTTTGTGGTGGAGGAGAATGGCCAACTCATTGGCGGGGCGGGAATCGCTCAATTGGCGAATTACGAGGGCAATGTCTGTGAGTTACAGAAAATGTATTTCAGTCCACAGGCCCGGGGTCGTGGACTCGGGAAAGTCATGATGCAACGCTGCCTGGATCAGGCAAAAGCCTTTGGTTACGAACAGGTGTATCTGGAAACCATGCCCTATATGAAGGATGCTCAGGAATTGTATAAAAAAACGGGCTTCACTTATATCGATGGACCTATGGGAGATACCGGGCATTTCTCCTGTCCGGTGCATATGCTCAAAAGCCTGTCGGTATGA